In Metopolophium dirhodum isolate CAU chromosome 7, ASM1992520v1, whole genome shotgun sequence, one genomic interval encodes:
- the LOC132949726 gene encoding eukaryotic translation initiation factor 5A, with product MADIEDTHFDTGDSGASTTYPMQCSALRKNGFVMLKARPCKIVDMSTSKTGKHGHAKVHLVGLDIFSGKKYEDICPSTHNMDVPFVKREDYQLTDISDDGYLCLMSDNGDLREDLKIPEAEIGQQLKNEYDAGKELLCTVLKSCGEECVIAIKTNTALDK from the exons ATGGCTGACATCGAAGATACTCACTTTGATACCGGAGACTCTGGTGCTTCAACCACATACCCCATGCAATGTTCAGCTTTGCGAAAGAATGGTTTCGTTATGTTAAAA gcTCGTCCGTGCAAAATTGTGGATATGTCCACATCAAAGACTGGTAAGCACGGACACGCTAAGGTCCATTTAGTTGGCCTAGATATATTTTCTGGTAAGAAATATGAAGATATATGCCCGTCAACTCACAATATGGATGTTCCATTTGTCAAACGTGAAGATTATCag TTGACTGATATATCAGATGATGGCTATTTATGTTTGATGTCTGACAATGGTGATTTGCGCGAAGACTTGAAGATTCCCGAAGCTGAAATTGGTcaacaattgaaaaatgaatacgATGCCGGTAAAGAGCTTTTG TGTACTGTATTGAAATCCTGTGGCGAAGAATGTGTGATTGCCATTAAGACAAACACTGCTTTGGACAAATAA